In Rhizobium sp. BG4, the genomic stretch GGCGCTGCGCTCGAAGAGCTCGTTGCCGAGCTCTTCCTCGAGCTCCTTGATCTGCATCGACAGCGCCGGTTGCGAGATGGCGCAGGCATCCGCGGCATGGCGGAAGCGGCCGTGGCGGGCCAGCGCCTCGAAATAACGCAGCTGTTTCAACGTCAGGTTCTTCATAATTTTATCTTATCGCTGATATCAGTAAATCCAACTTAAATTTATCACACGCTTCCGATAAGAAGAAGACAGGGGAGGGCGCGTGCAACGCCGCGCCAGCCGGTCCGCCACTGGCACTCCCTCTCAATAACCGATGAATTGCATCATCCAAGGAGAACGCTATGGACGACCAAAAACCCGACAGCGCAGGCAAATGTCCCGTGCCGCACGGCAATGCCGCGCATCGCCCCGGCAACCGCGACTGGTGGCCGAACCAGCTCGACGTGCAGGTCCTGCACGGTCACAACGTCCGCTCCGATCCGATGGGCGAAGCGTTCGATTACGCCGAAGAGTTCAAGAAGCTCGATTTCGAAGCGCTGAAGAAGGACCTTCATGCGCTGATGACCGATTCGCAGGAATGGTGGCCGGCCGACTTCGGTCATTACGGCGGTCTCTTCGTGCGTATGGCCTGGCACAGCGCCGGCACCTATCGCATCACCGACGGCCGCGGCGGCGCCGGTCAGGGTCAGCAGCGTTTCGCGCCGCTGAACAGCTGGCCTGACAACGTCAACCTCGACAAGGCCCGCCGCCTTCTCTGGCCGATCAAGCAGAAATACGGCAACAGCATTTCCTGGGCCGACCTGCTGATCCTCACCGGCAACGTCGCGCTCGAATCCATGGGCTTCAAGACCTTTGGCTTCGCCGGCGGCCGCGCCGACGTCTGGGAGCCGGAAGAGCTTTATTGGGGCCCTGAGGGCACCTGGCTCGGCGACGAGCGCTACAGCGGCGAGCGCGAGCTCGCAGAGCCGCTCGGCGCCGTGCAGATGGGCCTCATCTACGTCAACCCGGAAGGCCCGAACGGCAATCCGGACGCGCTTGCCTCGGCCCGCGACATCCGTGACACCTTTGCCCGCATGGCGATGGACGACGAAGAAACCGTCGCGCTGATCGCCGGCGGCCACACCTTCGGCAAGACCCACGGTGCAGGCGATGCATCGTTCGTTGGCGTCGAGCCGGAAGGCAGCGCGATCGAAGACCAGGGTCTCGGCTGGAAGAGCACCCACGGCTCGGGCAAGGCTGGCGATACGATCGGCAGCGGTCTCGAAGTCACCTGGACGCAGACGCCGACGCAGTGGAGCAACTACTTCTTCGAAAACCTCTTCGGTTTCGAGTGGGAACTGACCACCAGCCCGGCCGGCGCCAAGCAGTGGGTCGCCAAGGATGCAGAAGCTTCCGTTCCCGATGCCTTCGACGCCTCGAAGAAGCATCGCCCGACCATGCTGACCAGCGACCTCGCGCTGCGCGTCGATCCGATCTACGAAAAGATCTCGCGCCGCTTCCTGGAAAACCCGGCTGAGTTCGCCGATGCTTTCGCCCGCGCCTGGTTCAAGCTGACCCACCGCGACATGGGACCGAAGGCCCGCTATCTCGGACCGGAAGTTCCGGCTGAAGACCTGATCTGGCAGGACGTCGTGCCCGCCGTCGATCACAAGCTGATCGACGATGCCGACATTGCAGCGCTCAAGGAAAAGGTTCTGGCGACGGGTCTTTCCGTGCAGGAACTGGTCTCGACCGCCTGGGCATCCGCGTCCAGCTTCCGCGGTTCCGACAAGCGCGGCGGTGCGAATGGCGCACGCGTCCGTCTTGCTCCGCAGAAGGATTGGGAAGCCAACCAGCCGGCGCAGCTCGCCAAGGTTCTCGGCGTTCTCGAAGGCATCCAGAAGGACTTCAACGCTGCCCAGACCGGCGGCAAGAAGATCTCTCTTGCCGACCTGATCGTTCTAGCCGGTGCTGCCGGTGTCGAGAAGGCTGCAAAGGCTGCCGGTCAGCCGGTCAACGTTCCCGTTACGCCGGGCCGTACCGATGCGTCCGAAGCACAGACCGATGCGGCATCCTTCGCCGCACTCGAGCCGCGCGCCGATGCGTTCCGCAACTATGTCAACGGCAAGCGCAAGCAGTTCATGAAGGCTGAAGAGGCCCTCGTCGACCGGGCGCAGCTTCTGACGCTGTCGGCACCCGAAATGACGGTGCTGATCGGCGGTCTGCGCGTGCTGAAGGCCGGTGCTCCCGAGCACGGCGTCTTCACCTCGCGTCCTGAGACACTGACCAACGACTTCTTCGTGAACCTGCTCGACATGGGCACGAAGTGGGCACCGCTGGCAGGCAAGGACGGCGTCTACGAAGGCCGCGACCGCAAGACCGACGCCGTCAAGTGGACCGGTACCCGCGTCGACCTGATCTTCGGCTCGCACTCGCAGCTGCGCGCCATCGCCGAAGTCTACGGCCAGTCCGACGCCAAGGCGAAGTTCGTCAAGGACTTCGTTTCGGCCTGGAACAAGGTCATGAACGCCGACCGTTTCGATCTCGTCTGATCGATCGAAAATTGCACTGGACGCGGCCCCTGCCGCGTCCAGTTCACGGCAGCTCCGTCGGCTAAGCCGTTTTATTCCTGACTAATTTACGACGGGATTAATCACATTTTTGGGACACTGTGTTCCGCTCCCGGGGGTAGAAAATATCCGTTGCGAGGCGTAACAGTGGATTCGTGATATATCGCTGTTGGCATCTTTTGCCGCGCGAGTGACAAGACGGCCGTACGGTAAACGCACGGCGGTCGATCCCGAAAACAACGCGAAGAGTTCTTTTCACGTCCACTGTTCCGCGGCGCCACCTCCCAGGCGCTCACGCGGGCGTCCGCATTGATAATTCCTCCCGAAAAATTGCTATTCGACACTGATCATGACCACACCTTGCCCCGAGTTGTTTAAAACCCTCTTCGGCATCGCCTCCTATCCCGCTGCGCGGGAAATGGATGAAAGCGACCTGATGCCGAGCCAGACCTTCAGGAAGGCGCTGCGCATCGTCCTGACGATCGCCTATAACCAGACGCTGTCGCGCACGACGCCGCATCGCAAGATCCGCCGGATCGGCGGTATGGGCGCGCACGACGCCGATGCCATCCTCGATCTCCTCAAGTTCGCCGATATCGTCTCCGGCGATGACAACGGCTACCGGATCACCCGGTCGCTGCGCATGGTTTCGCTTGCTGAGATCTATGCCGCCATCACGCCGGCGCGGATGCTTCCGAAGACCAGCTTCGATCATCTCTATGACGCGATCATCGACAAGGCCCGGACGGCGGCTATCGCCGATCTCGACGGGATCGACCTGTCGTCGACGCTTGCCGATCTGCTCGGCACCGAACATGGCGCGAGCCTTGAGATGGCCGAGCG encodes the following:
- the katG gene encoding catalase/peroxidase HPI, whose translation is MDDQKPDSAGKCPVPHGNAAHRPGNRDWWPNQLDVQVLHGHNVRSDPMGEAFDYAEEFKKLDFEALKKDLHALMTDSQEWWPADFGHYGGLFVRMAWHSAGTYRITDGRGGAGQGQQRFAPLNSWPDNVNLDKARRLLWPIKQKYGNSISWADLLILTGNVALESMGFKTFGFAGGRADVWEPEELYWGPEGTWLGDERYSGERELAEPLGAVQMGLIYVNPEGPNGNPDALASARDIRDTFARMAMDDEETVALIAGGHTFGKTHGAGDASFVGVEPEGSAIEDQGLGWKSTHGSGKAGDTIGSGLEVTWTQTPTQWSNYFFENLFGFEWELTTSPAGAKQWVAKDAEASVPDAFDASKKHRPTMLTSDLALRVDPIYEKISRRFLENPAEFADAFARAWFKLTHRDMGPKARYLGPEVPAEDLIWQDVVPAVDHKLIDDADIAALKEKVLATGLSVQELVSTAWASASSFRGSDKRGGANGARVRLAPQKDWEANQPAQLAKVLGVLEGIQKDFNAAQTGGKKISLADLIVLAGAAGVEKAAKAAGQPVNVPVTPGRTDASEAQTDAASFAALEPRADAFRNYVNGKRKQFMKAEEALVDRAQLLTLSAPEMTVLIGGLRVLKAGAPEHGVFTSRPETLTNDFFVNLLDMGTKWAPLAGKDGVYEGRDRKTDAVKWTGTRVDLIFGSHSQLRAIAEVYGQSDAKAKFVKDFVSAWNKVMNADRFDLV